TTCCTCGAGGGAAAGCAGCTGCCTGGACTGGAGGTACTCGCGTGAGTAATGCACGTGTCCCGCTGATTGCGGGCAACTGGAAGATGAATCTCGACCACCTGCAGGCGATCGCATTCGTGCAGAAGCTGTCGTGGGGTCTGGGTGACGTCAAGCACAACTACTCCGACGTCGAGGTGGCGGTCTTTCCGCCGTTCACTGACCTTCGCTCAGTGCAGACTCTCCTTGCCGCCGACAAGCTCGCCCTGCGCCTCGGTGCGCAAGACGTGTCGCCGCACGAGTCGGGCGCGTATACGGGCGACATTGCCGCGCCGTTCCTCGCCAAGCTCGAGGTCCACTATGTCATCGTCGGGCACTCGGAGCGCCGCGCGGGCCATCACGAAGACGACGCGATCGTGGCGGCAAAGGCCGTCGCGACCAGCCGCGCGGGCATGGTACCGGTCATCTGCATCGGAGAGACCGCGGAGGACCTCGAACTGCATGGCGCGTCGGCTGTCCCCGTCGCCCAGCTCGAAGCGTCGCTTGCGGGACTGCCCGAAGGCGCGGAGTATGTCGTGGCGTACGAGCCTGTCTGGGCGATCGGCAGCGGCCAAGCGGCGACTCCCGCACAGGCGCAGCAGGTCGCTCGCGCGCTGCGCGAGAAGATCTCCGAGTTGCGCGGAGAAGACGATGCCCAGCGCGTTCGCGTGCTCTACGGCGGCTCGGTCGCCAGCCAGAACATCGCGGGCTTCATGTCCCAGCCCGACATCGATGGCGCACTCATCGGTGGAGCAAGCTTGAAGATCGACGAATTCACCCGCATCGTGCAGTTCAGAAAGCACGTCACGGCGTAGTTCACTGCCCGTCGCCCGATGATTGCGTCGGGCGACGGCTATACTAGGTCAGTGGCGCGCTGCGCCGCTCTACACTTCCACGAAAGGGTTCCCCGACGTGCTCCTCGTTTTCCAGGTGATTCTGCAGGTGCTGCTGGTCATCACCAGCCTCCTGCTCATCCTGTTCATCCTGCTGCACAAGGGCCGCGGTGGCGGCCTCTCCGACATGTTTGGTGGCGGCATGATGTCGAGCCTTGGGTCGTCGGGCGTCGCAGAGCGCAACCTCAACCGCATCACGATCGTGGTCTCGATCACGTGGTTCGTGTCCATCGTGGGACTGGGCCTCATCGCCCGTTTTAGCGTTTTCTAAACGCACGTAACACTTTCGCCGTTCGCCGTCGTTTCGGCGCATCCGCATCATTAGAGGGAGAGTCTCCGCATGGCTACTGGGAGCAACGCAATTCGTGGGGCCCGCGTCGGGTCAGGTCCAATGGGCGAGAAGGATCACGGATTCCACGCCGAGCGCAACGCGGTCTCGTACTGGGACGCACTCGGCAACGAGACGATTCGCCACTTCTCGTCGGACGTTCCTGACGAGGAGATCCCCGACCAGATCGATTGCCCGCAGTCCGGCCTGCCCGCTGGTCGCGACAAGGAGAACCCTCCGAGCCTGTCCAAGCCGGAGCCCTACAAGACGCACCTCGCCTACGTGAAGGAGCGACGTACCGAGGAGGAGGCCGTCGAGTTACTCGAAGCCGCCTTGCAGAAGCTTCGCGAGCGCCGCGGTACGGCAAAGCGCGCCTAGCGTACTC
This genomic stretch from Leucobacter sp. CX169 harbors:
- the tpiA gene encoding triose-phosphate isomerase, whose amino-acid sequence is MSNARVPLIAGNWKMNLDHLQAIAFVQKLSWGLGDVKHNYSDVEVAVFPPFTDLRSVQTLLAADKLALRLGAQDVSPHESGAYTGDIAAPFLAKLEVHYVIVGHSERRAGHHEDDAIVAAKAVATSRAGMVPVICIGETAEDLELHGASAVPVAQLEASLAGLPEGAEYVVAYEPVWAIGSGQAATPAQAQQVARALREKISELRGEDDAQRVRVLYGGSVASQNIAGFMSQPDIDGALIGGASLKIDEFTRIVQFRKHVTA
- the secG gene encoding preprotein translocase subunit SecG, with the translated sequence MLLVFQVILQVLLVITSLLLILFILLHKGRGGGLSDMFGGGMMSSLGSSGVAERNLNRITIVVSITWFVSIVGLGLIARFSVF
- a CDS encoding RNA polymerase-binding protein RbpA; amino-acid sequence: MATGSNAIRGARVGSGPMGEKDHGFHAERNAVSYWDALGNETIRHFSSDVPDEEIPDQIDCPQSGLPAGRDKENPPSLSKPEPYKTHLAYVKERRTEEEAVELLEAALQKLRERRGTAKRA